CCACAATTAAGGTCGGTGATTTGGTTGTCGTTCAGGTGTACCTTGTCTAGAGAGTTGAGTCCTTCGAATACTCCAGGCTCAATCGTGGTGAGTTGGTTGGCTCGCAGTGAAATCCTTTGTAATCGCCTTGCCCCTTCAAACGACCCTGGTTTGATGTTGTCGAGGTTGTTGTTGTAGAGGTAAAGGGTCCTGAGATTGTCGAGTCCTTGGAAGGCGCCACGCTCAATGTTGGCTATTTGGTTGCTGTAGAGGAAAAGTGTTGCCAAGTTATCCTGTGTCTGAAATGCTCCGGTCTCGACTTGGGTGATCCTGTTGTTTGCGAGGTCAAGCGTTGAAGAGATCGTTGCGCTGTTAATGTCCGTGTTCTCAATGTTGGCAATACGATTTCGACTTAGAAGAAGGCTTTGCAGATTTAGGTTCTGAAACGCTCCGGTCTCAATGTTGTTGATTTGGTTGTCTTCCAGATTGAGCGTCCGTAGGTTGTTGAGATCCGTGAAAGTGTCGCGCTGGATACTGTTTATTTGATTCTTTTGTAACTGAAGTGTTGTTAATCTGTTCAATCCTTGAAAGGTCCCGGCCACCAAACTAGCGATTTGATTACCGTGCAAGTCAAGATGTGGCAAGCTACTCAGGTCCTGGAAGGCTCCGCTCTGAAGGTTGGTGATTGGATTGTTCTGGAGGTCGAGTGTTCGTAGCTTGTTAAGCCCCAGGAAACTACCGGATGCAATCGTGGCGATGTTATTGTCATTCAGGTGCAGTTCTTGTAACTGGGTTTCCCGGAAAGCCCCACCTGCAACGCGGTTGATCTGATTGTTGTTGATTTCAAGTTTCGTCAACCGGGTGAGTCCTTGGAAGTCACCAGATTCAATACTTGTGATTTGGTTGCTTTGAAGATTAAGCGATTTCAAATTGTTGAGCCCGAGAAATGTTCCGCTTTCAATCTTGGTGAGGGGGGTATTTTGCAATTCAAGCGATGGCAAGTTACTCATGCCTAAAAATGCACCGCTCTCAAGATTGGTGATTGGGTTGTTTTGCAGTTTCAGCAATCGCAAGTTACCCAGCCCGTTGAAAGCTCCACTTTTAATGGCGGTTATTTGGTTGTCGTTAAGATGAAGACTTTCCAAGCCGCTCAAATCTTGGAAGTCGGCGTTTTCTATACTCGTGATTCGATTACGTTCTAGTCTAAGATCTCTTGCTGCGGTTAGCTGCGTAGCTCCATCTAGGTCCTGAACCCCTCGTTGGGCGTAATTGAAATTGCCCAACCCATAACCAGGAAGATCGATCAAGTCGAGGAGGCCGTCGCCATCGGTGTCGACCGCCACGGCCAGAGGTGTACCAGATAGCCAGATGGCAAGGCAAACGATGAGAGTGAAAGTAGGTTTGGCGTGGATCATTCTAAGCAGTCTCCCCCCCGGGATCTCGATTTGTTCATCGCAACACACCATTGATGTGTATCCGAAAATGAGATTCCACGCAACGATATTCTGATTAGCGAGTTAACGTCACGACGGGAATGTGGCTCCTGAGATGTATTTTTCGCGGTTCGCGGTTCGTGGTTCGCGGCTGTGAATTGTGAGTTGTCCATTTTACATCGTGGGACGTTATATCGATCGCGCAAGTGCACATTGTGCCGCTAAGCTAATTCGCTTCGGTTCGGCTGTGGAAAGGAGCGGGTGCCGTTGGTGAGTGCGTGGTTTCAAGTGAGCCGTAGGCCAGCCCGCGGGTGGATGATCTCGTTGGATCGATATCGGCACCAAGGTAGAACCAGTCGGCAACGATGAAATCCATCGATGGAATGACAATTGAGGGAATGCGAGAAGATAGGGAATAGCTCTCTGCCGCACCTTTTCGTGTTGGCTGGTGAAACATCCCTTAGGAAATGTTTAATCGGCGGCTCATAGCCGCTAAAATGTCAAGCGAAAAATAGCGGGTGCCAGTGCCAGCATCGTGTCATGGCGAAACAATAAAGTCCGCGCGAGTGTGAGCTTGTTCGTGGTCATGGCCTGCTCGGCGAGTACTCCCCGCCTGTCTGCAATGAAAAAACTGTTGTAGGGCCGAACCAATGGGCTGACAAAAAATGTGATTTCTTGTGGCAACCAATGGAAACCGTCAACACATGGCAAAGGAGGTTTTGACCATGAAGGGTAAACTATCAAAGCTCAGTATTCTCGTCGTGAACTATAAATATGACTTGCGTGAAGAGAATGATTTAGTGGAGATCACCAAGGACGGCGCATTGAGCAAGGTGTTTAAGGATGTGCCGGGCTTGGGGATGAAATTTGGTTTAGCCAATCCTGACGAAAACGAATATGGCGGCATCTATTTCTTTACGAATGAGGAATCGTTAGACGCATTCTTGGCTTCGCCGATCCTGAAAGAGTGGGCCGGAAATCCAGATGTGAGTGATCTGACGTATAAAAAATACAAGGCTCTGCCAGACTTCACGAAAAACACAATCGAAGAAAATTATGTGACCGGTGAAATCATTAACGATTTGAATCCAGTCTCGTGATTTCGAACGTTCCATGATTGAGGAAGAAAATTCGTGTGTGTCGTGGGTTTCAGCCGACGCTGCTTTAAGCAAGGTCTACAATGGTGGCATCAACACATACCGATGGCGGCTTTCCGACTTCTGAGAACTTTTGACGGGTGCGCGAATGGGAAAAAATCAGTTTGCTTGCCTTGTTGCTGCGATGAGTCTGCTTTGCTGCGGCACCGTGGGATTTGGCGCGACGGACCAAGATGACAAGGTGACATCGGTCGAGCGTCCGGCATCTGGTAATCCGTTTGGTTACTTGCACGCATTTGACCAGACTCTCATCAGTCGATCGCTGCCAGGACAGATTGGTACGCGGTGGCAGGCCGAGCATCAATTGGGAGACGTTCTGCTCGTCGATCTTTCCCGGATCGGTCGACGCGATGAAATTGTGGAACGTATTCTCCGTGAGTACAACGAAGGTACTGGCGCCGATACGGTGATTCAGTTTGTCGCTCGTGACGCGTCGAATGTGATTGTAGATGTCAATGGTGACGGGGCACTTGATCTGATTCGCTCGCGGGGCGATGGAGCCGAAACACTCGTTTGGTCGGATGTCGACAAGGATTGGACGATTGTCCCGTTTCCGGTTCAGGTTGACACTCACTCTGTCCTCTGGGGAATGACTGAACGTGGCGGACCCACAACGATTATTGTCCGTAGCGTTGGAATGTCCGGTGCGTGGGAATTCGTTGATGGACGTTGGCGAGACGCGCATCACTTGACTCGCGGACTTATGTTGGATGGTCAGCGTTTGTTCACCGACTCGAAACACGGGGTTCGGTTGTTGGATCTCGATAATGACGGTTGTTGCGAGCTTGTTGCGGCCGGACCCACGCGTCGCGGTGTGCTTCGTTGGAACGGTGAGAAGAAACATTGGGTGAAAAGTCGCTGCAAACTTCCTGATGCGGCTGCGATGATCGACCGCGATGGCAATGACGGTGGTTTGCGATTTGTGGACGTGGATGAGGATGGCGATCAAGATTTGATCATTTCCGATCGCGACAGCTACTCGGTTCACCTCTTTGACTCATTGCAAACAGGATGGTCATCGAGGTTGCTATCGGCGAAGCGTTCGCTGGATACCGATGGAATACCGCCCATCTCGCTGAATGGGCAGACGACTGGCGCTTGGTATGACCCAGCGACCCGAACGATTCATCCGGCCCGTAACGCGAAAAGCAAGGTTGCGTCAGCTGTCGGCTACAGTCTGCGTGCATCGCTGCTGAAGCGAAAGATTCGGCATTTAGAGCAGGTTGCGGGCGAAGGATTTGCATCGTTAGTTAGCAACGATGGTGATTCCGATGAATGGTACAACTATCAAGGCCAGCGAGTGCCCAATCACCATCTTCGTCAGAACAAGGTGGGGGCAGAGCTAATCTGGCTGACTCCACCGACGAACAAGGTCCAGACGGCAGGCGAACCACTGCACTTTGTGTTTTTAGGAGCGATCGGATTTCGCTCGCAGCCGACAACCGAAGGATATGCGCTCGATATCAACGGGCGGGAAAAACTGCGTTTTGACGTTACCGCTGAGTACACCCGTTGGCAAAGCGATGATTCTGACGCATCGCTCGTGTTTTATCCGACCTGGACCTCTTCGGAAGATGCTGCCGGATTCTTCTATTTAACCGTGTCACCTAAATTGGTGAGCGAGGGAGAGCCCGTCCGTGTGGGCGTCCGTTCGTTGGGCAGCGGTTCCCAGCGCTGGTTTGCCCTGCATCCCGTGAAGGATGTTGTTGGCCGACAGGTCGGTAGTCAAGATAAGCTGGCCGTGGTCGAAGCCAAGGAGAACACCACTTATCAGGTCGGCGTTGCTGCTGTCGACGTGACTCCCGAATATCCGATACGACTGCGTGGTTATTCGGGACGTAGCACGGAGTCGGAAGGGATCGTCCAGCGACTTTGGGCGAAGGCCTTGGTGATTCAAAGTCCGCAAAGAGCGCCCGTGTTGCTGATCACGCTGGATAACTGTCTTGTTCCGGCATACTTGAGAAACGAATTGGCTTCACGGTTGAAGCAGCGTATTGGCCTTGAACCTGACAGGTTTGCCATCACCGCAACGCATACGCATAGCGGTCCGATGTTGGCGCGTATGTCAGAGACACTTTATTGCCATCCGCTACCAGAAAGCCATCGAACACGCATCGAGCGTTATACCGAGGAGCTTACTGGCAAGCTCGAAAAAGTTGCTATCGAGGCCTGGAATGATTTGCAGCCCGCACGCTTGTTTCGAGCACAAGGCAACGTTACGTTCGCTCAGAACCGACGTACGAAAGGGGGTCCGGTGGACCACGACCTGCCCGTTTTGGTTGCGAAGGATCGTGCGGGAAAGGTTTTTGCTGTCTATGTGAGCTATGCCTGCCATTGCACTACCCTTTCTCACAACAAGGTGAGCGGCGACTGGGCGGGATACGCTCAGGAGCAAATCCAACGTGCGTTTCCGGGCGCGGTCGCGCTGGTTTCGGTGGGGTGCGGGGCGGATGCCAATCCAACCCGCGGTGGTGAAGACTCGGACAAAACTGCGGCGACACACGGTCAGGAAATTGGTCGAGAAGCCACGCGACTTATTCAATATGGATTGAGTCCGATTTCCGGCGAATTGGACACCCGCTTCTCGACCGTCGAATTACAATTGGCCGCAATTCCCAGTCGCGCGGAATGGGAGCAACGCGCCAAGCAGAATTCCGAGCGAGGAGGCACCGTGGGCTATCACGCTCGTGTACATCTGCAGCGATTGGATCAGGGTGAGCCGATCAGAAGCCGGGTGCCCTTGCCCGTGCAAACCTGGACGTTTGCGGATGAATTGGCCATTGTTTTCTTGGGGGGGGAAGTCGTCGTCGATTACGCGTTGCGATTGAAGCGTGGTATCGATTCAAAACGCGTTTGGATCAACTCCTATGCGAACGATGTACCCTGCTATATCCCCTCGGAACGCGTACTGCGAGAAGGTGGCTATGAGGGTGGCGGCGCCATGATTTTTCACGATTGGGCGGCGCCGTTTCTGCCAGGGGTAGAGGATAAGATTGTCGACGAAGTCCACTATCAGTTGGGCCCGCGGTACCGTCGACAGCACGCAGCCAAGGGAGTTGGAAAGCCGTGAAAAAAATCGATACATCGTGCAGACGGCCTGATGCGGTTCTCGATCAAATCGCAGGTTGGTCTTTTGAGGGTTCCGATTCTCATGCCGTCTTTCGTCTTTTCGCCGGACAGCTGGGGCAGCCGATTACGTCACTTGTGTTAATGGCCCTGTTGGCTGGCAACCTCTGCGCCGCTACGCCAATGTTGCTGGTTGGTGAAGGCGTCGTCGATATTTCGCCACCGCGTGGTACGGCGTTAGGCGGATTTCATTACAGCGACCCAACCCGTCCGCGGGTCACCACGAGCGTACATTATCCGCCGGAAGTAAGATCGATCGTGATCAGTTACAGCCAGGTAACGGCTGTCATTATTTCGTTCGATATGCTCAATGTATCGTTCGAGATGGTGCGTGATGTGCAAAATCGGATTGGAAACGCCTTCAAGATCCCTCCGCAAAATATTCGTATCTGCGCGACGCACGCGCATTCGATGCCCAGCATCGCTTTCAATCGGCACTGGGGAGACAATAACCCCGAGTATGAAGCGGCTGTTGCTAACGCAATGGTCAAAGCGTCAAAGTTGGCCCGTGCAGATCAAACGCCAACTCGATTGTTTGTTGGGAAGGCTCGCGCCGCTGGAGCAAATGTGAATCGAACAGTTCGTGAGGGAGCCCGACCGGATATCGACTTCACTGCAAAGAGTAACGAACAGGATCGCTGGTTCGATCAGACGGTTCATGTCCTGCATTTCGAACGTGCTGAAGCAAAGCCCAATTTACTCTGGTACAACTTTTCGGCTCATCCAGTCACCTATGGCGCGAGCAGTGCCGCGGGGCCAGGTTGGCCCGGTTTGGTGCAACGACTGCTCCGTGGGCAATTCGATGTTTCGCCCTCCTATCTCCAAGGCCACATCGGTGACATTAATCCAGTGGGACGCGAACAGACTGCAACGATGGTGGCCGGGGCGATTGTGGAGGCAGTGGAGTCCGCGGTAGAGGAACCTGTCGAACAACTTGCCGTGGAAACACAGCTGGTCGAACTTCCCTTTGACATGGACTTGTTTCAGAAGAACAGAGAGATTCATCAAGGGAAACTAGCGGCGAACACAGGAATTAGCTTGTTTGATCAAGATTGGTATGACACGTTTGCCTCTCAATACAATCTGGGCAAAAGCAGTTTGCCAATCACCCTGGCGGCGATCAGGCTAGGCGATGTTGCGCTACTTTTTCATCCGGCGGAGCTATACACGGTATACGGCTTAGAAATTCAAAGAGACTCTCCGTTTCGGCAGACGTTGGTCGTTGGCTATGCGGACGGATACGTCGGCTATGTGCCGGATGCCAAGGCGTATGATCGATCGGAGTATGCGGCGGCAAAGGTGCCACGGATTCTGAATTATCCGCCCTTTCAACCTGCGGTCGGTCGCGTGATGACGTCGTCGGCCGTTGAGCTCTTGAAACGGGTCCATCGCCGTTGAACGTTGATGATAGATCGGTTTCCGTGGACCACGACCGACGATTGCGCGAGGCGAGGTGTTACTCAAACACGTCGTGCATAGACTCAGCTGCTTATTGGTGAAACCTTCTGCTCGTCATTAGGGCTGCACTGGCCCGAATGACCTGATTCACCAAATGGGTGTTTGAAACCCGTTCTCAGATTTCGATAGGTGCGACTAAGCCGCTTTGCAGCGACCATTCCGCCACAGACCTACAAATCCGATGGTAACCAATAGCGTCCAAGTGATCACCGATGCCGGTTCAGGGACGGGGGTCGTGAACACTGGGCTTAGCGCGTAAAGAGGTAAATGATTCGACTGGGACTGGTTACTCCCTGAATCAATCCAGGTACTGTTCGTGTTATTGATACGACCAAATCTGACAGAGCTCGCCCCTAGATAATCAGTTGACTGGGTGTCGCCCGTAAGAAGTGAACCTGTTGCTGCCCACCCTTCCCCTTGTTCCCCATTGTACTGAGTGCGATTAATCGGCGCCTGAAGGTTGCCGCTCCACATTTCAGCCGCATCATTGGCTACGAGTTACCCTGCCATGTTATAGACCGGGCCATATACATTCGCGTTGGTTTTGGCGTTGACAAATTTCGTACTTGCAATGGCTGTGTACACTTGGGTTGCGTCAGCGCCCGTGAGGGCAGCATTTGTCAATGCTTCATTCTGAACGAAAGTGTTGTAGCCGGCGATATCAGTCAAGGTGGTGTCGCGGAGATTGTGCGTTACAAAGACTAATTGAAAGGTGTCGCCAGCTTCTAAACCACTCGGTACAAAAAAACTCGCTTGAAGGGCTGAGCTGATCACCAAGCAAAGAGTGACGGCAGTAAGAGATCTCTTGAGCATAGGATGAGTCCAAACGTGGTCGGTGTTGTCGATGAAAAGTATCGCGACGTGCCGTTCACGGTGGGAAACTCTTTGGGAGAATTTATTGATGCGTTCCAGGATATTCTCCCGCAAATCAAGTAGCAAAGTTTAAACGATTTTGTCTGCGAGGTAATGATCGGGTTGTTGGGTAACCTGATCGGATCGTGTCCTGTCCATCTTGTTTTCGTTCAATCCAATGGCGGCTGTTTGAACTTTTTGCATTCTGTGATGGCAATCGATGCGTTCTCGATAGCGTCGTTCGCTCGTGTTGGACGAAACGGTTTGATAGGGTTGGGTGGGGGCAACTTAACCCGGTCGCTTCGGTGCTGGTGACGAAGAGTGGGGTGCGATAGAGAGTTCGTGACCGGTTTGCCTGCGGACACGTAATTGACGCGGACCCAAAATTGGGCGCAGCAAGTACACACGATAATTTGCAGCGACTCGCAAACACATACGAGGCCCATGCGAAACGCGATCTGTTTTGAATCCTACGGATCCTGGAAATCGACTGGATCTGAAAAAAAGTGGTGACACGATAAGAACATGCTCTCGCGAGGTGATAAGGCTGGGCGACGAAAGATTCGATGACTTTTTTGGGGGGTATTGTTCCGATTTTGTTTCTGGTGCCCTTGCTTGCAGGTCGCTGCAAGCTTTTACGTTGATGATCGGTTTTTTTGTTCGCTGGTGTTGAAGCGCGATGATTTGATGTAGCAGCATCATTGGTTTTCAGCCTGCAGTTCGTTCGACCTGGCACCTCACGTTCGAATACGGTCCCCTCGATGCGCCGACGTGGATCGTGTATTTTCGCGACGGCGTTTTTTAAAAGCATTCTGATCGTGTACTGGATCGCTCAACCCATGCCTGAAGACGATCTATGAAAGAGCCCGTTTCTTCTTTCGGATATAAACAGTTGTACATCAACCCTGATGTCATGCGTTTTTGAGGGTTTCTACTTGATTGACGATGCAGTAACAGGATTGATATTCCTTTGAAAAAGCTTGCAAGCTATTGCGAAGCTTCTTAGACTATCTCTTTGTTGACTCCGTGACGCGATACTTGGAGTTAAGACTTTTGAGCATTCGATCATCTTGCCGGAGAAATATTAGCATGACGTTTCAACCCTTATCGTTCTGCTGTGCCGTATTTGTCGCCCTTGGCCTCGCATCGAACGCCACGGCACAGGTGGTGCAGGCACCCGGCGCAAACTATTTGGTATTTGAAGCAGAGGATTTTACGCTCGACGAGTTTAATTTCGTCGAAGATGACAACTTTGGAACCGGCTGGATGATCATCGATCCGTCGGATCCGCAAGAAGTTGAACTGCACGGTTCGAATCCTGGAACGATTATGGTTCCGCCGGCGAACGCCAATATGTCGGGTGGAAAGGCGATCTTTGATCTAGTCGGCGGAGGCGACTTTGCCGACCAGGTGGGGTGGGAGTTGACCTTTGATACTCCGGGCGAATACTTCGTGTATCTACGTTATTCGTCTTACGACATGCGTGAAATCTTCGGACGGAACGATTACGGTCACGAGGATTCGATCTATCTTCCCCCCTTTGATCTCCAAGATGATCCGGCCGGGCCTGAACCAGAAATTCGTGACGAGCGCGCCGGACAGTCCTCGCTAAGGAGAAACGTGGGCGGAGACTTCACGGCTGAGGAAATAGTCGACGTGTTGCCGACAGATGGGTGCCGCATTGCGGAAGAAGAATTGTGGCAAGTTCCAGAGGACGAATGCGAGCGGGAAGCCGTTTCTTTGGAAGGCCAATATCATTGGCAAAAGCTTAGGTTCTCGGATGATTCGCAGGAAAATCGTCACGCAAGCTACTCGATTGAAGATACAGGCATCGCATTAGATTTTTCGATTGCTACACGTGAACGAGGGTCATCATTAGACGCGTTTGTATTTTCGCTGGAGTCCGAGTTGACGATAAGTGACCTCGACGGGTTAATCGCAGGTGGTGATCCACTCGATTTCGATTTCGATGGCGAATTAGGGGTAGGTGACATTGATATGTTGTCCGCAGCCATCGCGGGCGGAGATACCGATTCTAAATTCGACGTGAACACTGATGGCAGTGTCAACCGCTCGGACCTCAATTTCTATGTTGGTGACAAGAGGATATTGCATACCTGGATTGGCGACGCCAATTTGGATGGTGAGTTCAATTCGAGTGACCTCGTCGCTGTCTTTTCTGGCGGTCGATACGAGACAGGTGGCGTGGCGACTTGGGCAAAAGGTGATTGGAACGCGGATCTCGTATTTGGTTCGGGTGACTTGGTCGCCGCGTTTTCCGATGGTGGGTACGAACAAGGCCCAAAGGTAAGCATCGCAGTGCCAGAGCCCGCGACGGGTCTGCTGTTGATGGTGGGAACGACCCTGTGGTTGTTGTTCCGGCGTCGTAAATCCGGCTAAGCCGCTAGTTGCTATCACGCGGTGTGCGATCCTCAATCGGAATGAAACGCTGCGTCTTGCGAAATTTATTCGTGATTGCTCGTCCAAAAAACAGCATCCGATTAGCTGAGATACTTGCGAGTGCGCAGGTTATTTCCTCTTACGAGAATGTTGGGAAATGGTCGAGGTGGTGGAAGGTTGCCGACGAACCAAGGCTGTCGGTTTTGCGTGGTGTTGGTGGTTA
The sequence above is a segment of the Pirellulaceae bacterium genome. Coding sequences within it:
- a CDS encoding neutral/alkaline non-lysosomal ceramidase N-terminal domain-containing protein, giving the protein MGKNQFACLVAAMSLLCCGTVGFGATDQDDKVTSVERPASGNPFGYLHAFDQTLISRSLPGQIGTRWQAEHQLGDVLLVDLSRIGRRDEIVERILREYNEGTGADTVIQFVARDASNVIVDVNGDGALDLIRSRGDGAETLVWSDVDKDWTIVPFPVQVDTHSVLWGMTERGGPTTIIVRSVGMSGAWEFVDGRWRDAHHLTRGLMLDGQRLFTDSKHGVRLLDLDNDGCCELVAAGPTRRGVLRWNGEKKHWVKSRCKLPDAAAMIDRDGNDGGLRFVDVDEDGDQDLIISDRDSYSVHLFDSLQTGWSSRLLSAKRSLDTDGIPPISLNGQTTGAWYDPATRTIHPARNAKSKVASAVGYSLRASLLKRKIRHLEQVAGEGFASLVSNDGDSDEWYNYQGQRVPNHHLRQNKVGAELIWLTPPTNKVQTAGEPLHFVFLGAIGFRSQPTTEGYALDINGREKLRFDVTAEYTRWQSDDSDASLVFYPTWTSSEDAAGFFYLTVSPKLVSEGEPVRVGVRSLGSGSQRWFALHPVKDVVGRQVGSQDKLAVVEAKENTTYQVGVAAVDVTPEYPIRLRGYSGRSTESEGIVQRLWAKALVIQSPQRAPVLLITLDNCLVPAYLRNELASRLKQRIGLEPDRFAITATHTHSGPMLARMSETLYCHPLPESHRTRIERYTEELTGKLEKVAIEAWNDLQPARLFRAQGNVTFAQNRRTKGGPVDHDLPVLVAKDRAGKVFAVYVSYACHCTTLSHNKVSGDWAGYAQEQIQRAFPGAVALVSVGCGADANPTRGGEDSDKTAATHGQEIGREATRLIQYGLSPISGELDTRFSTVELQLAAIPSRAEWEQRAKQNSERGGTVGYHARVHLQRLDQGEPIRSRVPLPVQTWTFADELAIVFLGGEVVVDYALRLKRGIDSKRVWINSYANDVPCYIPSERVLREGGYEGGGAMIFHDWAAPFLPGVEDKIVDEVHYQLGPRYRRQHAAKGVGKP
- a CDS encoding leucine-rich repeat protein, with product MIHAKPTFTLIVCLAIWLSGTPLAVAVDTDGDGLLDLIDLPGYGLGNFNYAQRGVQDLDGATQLTAARDLRLERNRITSIENADFQDLSGLESLHLNDNQITAIKSGAFNGLGNLRLLKLQNNPITNLESGAFLGMSNLPSLELQNTPLTKIESGTFLGLNNLKSLNLQSNQITSIESGDFQGLTRLTKLEINNNQINRVAGGAFRETQLQELHLNDNNIATIASGSFLGLNKLRTLDLQNNPITNLQSGAFQDLSSLPHLDLHGNQIASLVAGTFQGLNRLTTLQLQKNQINSIQRDTFTDLNNLRTLNLEDNQINNIETGAFQNLNLQSLLLSRNRIANIENTDINSATISSTLDLANNRITQVETGAFQTQDNLATLFLYSNQIANIERGAFQGLDNLRTLYLYNNNLDNIKPGSFEGARRLQRISLRANQLTTIEPGVFEGLNSLDKVHLNDNQITDLNCGSFQGLGRLKTIYLNDNEITTIDCRAYQGLERLETLDLYNNQITDLGSRSFEALKKLKSLNLQNNQISNLESGTFEGLNQLTTLNLKDNPIGNVQNGAFLGLNNLPSLDLQNNELTNLVAGAFDGLNNLSTLNLRGNPITTIENGAFRDLRNMTTLDLRDTQLTDLNFSQADLRSIKECNTLKNEGICFPDGTIRSLLLDDTIFSLESWLGLTLKTPSITDASLLGLRFVDAKPGGLTALLRIDTLDNLTVDEGIYESYTDELDAFAVEAGNTLSVVFYGDANRDGKFNSS
- a CDS encoding YdhR family protein encodes the protein MKGKLSKLSILVVNYKYDLREENDLVEITKDGALSKVFKDVPGLGMKFGLANPDENEYGGIYFFTNEESLDAFLASPILKEWAGNPDVSDLTYKKYKALPDFTKNTIEENYVTGEIINDLNPVS
- a CDS encoding PEP-CTERM sorting domain-containing protein gives rise to the protein MTFQPLSFCCAVFVALGLASNATAQVVQAPGANYLVFEAEDFTLDEFNFVEDDNFGTGWMIIDPSDPQEVELHGSNPGTIMVPPANANMSGGKAIFDLVGGGDFADQVGWELTFDTPGEYFVYLRYSSYDMREIFGRNDYGHEDSIYLPPFDLQDDPAGPEPEIRDERAGQSSLRRNVGGDFTAEEIVDVLPTDGCRIAEEELWQVPEDECEREAVSLEGQYHWQKLRFSDDSQENRHASYSIEDTGIALDFSIATRERGSSLDAFVFSLESELTISDLDGLIAGGDPLDFDFDGELGVGDIDMLSAAIAGGDTDSKFDVNTDGSVNRSDLNFYVGDKRILHTWIGDANLDGEFNSSDLVAVFSGGRYETGGVATWAKGDWNADLVFGSGDLVAAFSDGGYEQGPKVSIAVPEPATGLLLMVGTTLWLLFRRRKSG
- a CDS encoding neutral/alkaline non-lysosomal ceramidase N-terminal domain-containing protein, which codes for MKKIDTSCRRPDAVLDQIAGWSFEGSDSHAVFRLFAGQLGQPITSLVLMALLAGNLCAATPMLLVGEGVVDISPPRGTALGGFHYSDPTRPRVTTSVHYPPEVRSIVISYSQVTAVIISFDMLNVSFEMVRDVQNRIGNAFKIPPQNIRICATHAHSMPSIAFNRHWGDNNPEYEAAVANAMVKASKLARADQTPTRLFVGKARAAGANVNRTVREGARPDIDFTAKSNEQDRWFDQTVHVLHFERAEAKPNLLWYNFSAHPVTYGASSAAGPGWPGLVQRLLRGQFDVSPSYLQGHIGDINPVGREQTATMVAGAIVEAVESAVEEPVEQLAVETQLVELPFDMDLFQKNREIHQGKLAANTGISLFDQDWYDTFASQYNLGKSSLPITLAAIRLGDVALLFHPAELYTVYGLEIQRDSPFRQTLVVGYADGYVGYVPDAKAYDRSEYAAAKVPRILNYPPFQPAVGRVMTSSAVELLKRVHRR